One region of Ardenticatena maritima genomic DNA includes:
- a CDS encoding P-loop NTPase fold protein: MSDNWFERGFTAEEIVEVGDKKIGEYVETIKNKSINLSKQKDWLKKYVLVLYIYFSSNEESVEKFIAGFEFETYLEDCRNFYRKKEHDLPEYKRKFISDILEKIDNSILEKIDNRIDKLKRKKSNQSPKTNASLETGAPLETNASLETDASLETDASLETDASLETNASLETDASLETNASLETDASLETNASLETNASLETNASLETNASLETNASLETDASLETNASLETDASLETNASLETNASLETNASLGEGDVWEEWVTFWKENKMERKERIIFLIKLINKIPTENIEKNIISLRTYQVLTLQIIYHAITSKPKLTQNDIKEIEVKAKNKIDKICKDFIEFQIKYEKNLDLHLGNRLHADTYSLHDTLGFEDYKKALRDFILDEGTKGPFVIAINGPWGSGKTSFMRQLQRDLEEKDAQRDLKEKDAITVWFDAWKHNSKESVWAALALEVESEIYKGLGLCPYYEKVICHSLKTNKYKLISDFFILLFITLLACDIYFIYTNIPDIISDNYTTYFYILLYSFLIVLGANLLSQDPISNYFELTKSFYQKIKLYTKNKYEDHLEFVNVFNKDFNNIVDLLKKVKGTEKSKIVIFIDDLDRCKPENIIQTLEAINQILYNENCIFILGIDEEKIKKQIEIQHEKIIQKDPSFVNEYLEKIIQISIQIPKPKDIELYIETLLITSNTSQEPSENNSQEPEPTPVQEPSENNSQEPEPTPGQKPSENNSQEPEPTPGQKPSENNSQEPEPTPGQKPSENNSQEPEPTPGQKPSENNSQEPEPTPGQKPSENNEKQYTLSTFLETHKELISKICQDPDIINSNPRRIKKFINYLRLTIALARQTQKFTPKDKKIPPIILATAYIIKEFQPDKYFEDFDEQQIQEFNHYIEKFCYLKTQPTKEHSP, translated from the coding sequence ATGTCCGATAACTGGTTTGAAAGAGGATTTACTGCTGAAGAGATAGTGGAAGTGGGAGACAAAAAGATAGGAGAGTATGTAGAAACTATTAAAAATAAAAGTATAAATCTTAGTAAACAAAAAGATTGGCTTAAAAAATATGTTTTAGTGTTGTATATTTATTTTTCAAGCAACGAAGAAAGTGTTGAGAAATTTATTGCAGGATTTGAATTCGAAACATATCTTGAGGATTGCAGAAATTTTTATAGAAAAAAAGAGCATGATTTACCTGAATATAAAAGGAAGTTTATTTCAGATATATTAGAAAAAATAGATAATAGTATATTAGAAAAAATAGATAATAGAATAGATAAACTAAAAAGAAAAAAATCTAATCAATCTCCAAAGACAAATGCATCCCTAGAGACTGGTGCACCCCTAGAGACTAATGCATCCCTAGAGACTGATGCATCCCTAGAGACTGATGCATCCCTAGAGACTGATGCATCCCTAGAGACTAATGCATCCCTAGAGACTGATGCATCCCTAGAGACTAATGCATCCCTAGAGACTGATGCATCCCTAGAGACTAATGCATCCCTAGAGACTAATGCATCCCTAGAGACTAATGCATCCCTAGAGACTAATGCATCCCTAGAGACTAATGCATCCCTAGAGACTGATGCATCCCTAGAGACTAATGCATCCCTAGAGACTGATGCATCCCTAGAGACTAATGCATCCCTAGAGACTAATGCATCCCTAGAGACTAATGCATCCCTAGGCGAAGGTGATGTTTGGGAGGAATGGGTTACGTTTTGGAAGGAAAACAAAATGGAACGGAAGGAGAGAATTATTTTTTTAATAAAGCTTATTAATAAGATTCCAACAGAAAATATCGAAAAAAATATTATCTCTTTAAGAACATATCAGGTTCTTACTCTTCAAATAATCTACCATGCTATTACATCTAAACCTAAACTAACCCAAAATGATATTAAGGAAATAGAAGTTAAAGCAAAAAATAAAATTGATAAAATTTGCAAAGATTTTATCGAATTTCAAATCAAATATGAAAAAAACCTAGATTTGCATCTAGGTAACAGACTTCATGCTGACACATATTCGTTGCATGACACATTGGGATTTGAGGATTATAAAAAGGCGCTAAGAGATTTCATTTTAGATGAAGGCACCAAGGGTCCCTTTGTGATAGCTATTAATGGACCTTGGGGATCTGGCAAAACATCTTTTATGCGTCAATTGCAAAGGGACTTGGAAGAAAAAGACGCGCAAAGGGACTTGAAAGAGAAAGACGCTATCACCGTCTGGTTTGATGCCTGGAAACATAACTCAAAGGAGTCAGTTTGGGCAGCTCTGGCATTAGAAGTGGAATCTGAAATCTACAAGGGATTAGGATTATGTCCATATTACGAGAAAGTTATTTGTCATTCTTTAAAAACTAACAAATATAAGCTAATTTCAGATTTTTTTATACTTTTATTTATAACGCTTTTAGCTTGCGATATATATTTTATTTATACCAATATACCTGATATAATTAGTGATAATTATACAACATATTTTTATATATTACTTTATTCATTTTTAATAGTTTTAGGCGCTAATTTGCTTTCGCAGGATCCAATTTCGAATTATTTTGAATTAACCAAAAGTTTTTATCAAAAGATAAAATTATACACAAAAAACAAATACGAAGACCATCTAGAATTTGTAAATGTATTTAACAAGGATTTTAATAACATAGTTGATTTACTTAAAAAAGTTAAGGGGACAGAAAAGAGTAAAATTGTTATTTTCATTGATGATCTTGATCGATGCAAACCTGAAAATATTATTCAAACACTTGAAGCTATTAATCAAATCCTGTACAACGAAAATTGTATTTTTATATTAGGTATTGATGAAGAAAAAATAAAGAAACAAATTGAGATTCAACATGAAAAAATAATCCAAAAAGATCCAAGTTTCGTAAATGAATACCTTGAGAAAATCATACAAATCAGCATTCAAATCCCGAAGCCAAAAGATATAGAACTATACATCGAAACTCTTCTGATTACTTCAAACACCAGTCAAGAACCTAGTGAAAACAATAGTCAAGAACCAGAACCAACGCCTGTCCAAGAACCTAGTGAAAACAATAGTCAAGAACCAGAACCAACGCCTGGTCAAAAGCCTAGTGAAAACAATAGTCAAGAACCAGAACCAACGCCTGGTCAAAAGCCTAGTGAAAACAATAGTCAAGAACCAGAACCAACGCCTGGTCAAAAGCCTAGTGAAAACAATAGTCAAGAACCAGAACCAACGCCTGGTCAAAAGCCTAGTGAAAACAATAGTCAAGAACCAGAACCAACGCCTGGTCAAAAGCCTAGTGAAAACAACGAAAAACAATATACTTTATCAACATTCCTGGAAACCCATAAAGAACTTATCTCAAAAATCTGCCAAGATCCTGACATCATAAACAGTAACCCAAGACGCATCAAAAAATTCATCAACTATCTACGTCTCACTATTGCGTTAGCACGTCAAACACAAAAATTCACACCTAAAGATAAGAAAATACCTCCAATAATCCTAGCCACAGCCTACATTATAAAAGAATTTCAACCCGACAAATACTTTGAAGACTTTGATGAACAACAAATACAGGAATTCAACCACTATATAGAAAAGTTTTGCTACCTAAAAACCCAACCAACCAAGGAGCATTCCCCATGA
- a CDS encoding helix-turn-helix transcriptional regulator, protein MTLVATHCLSPHRPLPNASAHTIILAFDHNSPAHSLDISAIKTHFNAPLLLVAAPLAIVPDALRQGANGCFTTWPHPHELCAALTLITNGHTFLDRHAAALLNLPFAPSLTAPPEFSPFAQLTKREQQVLAILGHGASNQEIARVLGISITTVRTHLKHLYRKLGARNRSELIHMAMMCHEVFFRLFVVREGRRSGLNL, encoded by the coding sequence ATGACACTCGTGGCCACACATTGCCTCTCACCGCATCGCCCTTTGCCCAACGCCTCGGCCCACACGATCATTCTCGCTTTCGATCACAACTCCCCAGCCCATTCACTCGATATCAGCGCCATCAAAACACATTTCAACGCCCCTCTGCTCCTGGTCGCCGCCCCGCTTGCCATTGTGCCCGACGCACTTCGCCAGGGCGCCAACGGCTGCTTTACCACCTGGCCCCACCCCCACGAACTCTGTGCCGCACTCACCCTGATCACCAATGGGCACACTTTTCTCGACCGTCACGCCGCCGCTCTGCTGAACTTGCCTTTTGCGCCTTCCCTCACTGCGCCGCCCGAATTTTCCCCCTTCGCGCAGCTGACCAAGCGCGAACAACAGGTGCTCGCCATCCTGGGACACGGCGCAAGCAATCAGGAAATCGCGCGGGTTTTGGGCATTTCCATCACAACCGTCCGCACCCATCTCAAGCACCTCTACCGCAAGTTAGGCGCGCGCAATCGCAGCGAGTTGATCCACATGGCGATGATGTGTCACGAAGTGTTTTTTCGTCTGTTCGTGGTGAGGGAGGGTCGAAGAAGTGGTTTAAATCTTTGA
- a CDS encoding glycerate kinase type-2 family protein: MMDARTLLPHLITAALDAVEPRRAVHRVLHRDGKHLTVGAQTYTIEAPTRLFVVGMGKAAARMALAVHETAGDLITDGLVITKYGHATAPAIGRIRVREAAHPVPDEAGVAATNAMLSLLADTRPDDLVLVLVSGGGSALLVAPAPGLHLADLQQTTDLLLASGATIHELNTVRKHLSAVKGGQLARHAAPAHVETLIISDVVGDDLDVIASGPTVPDPTTFADAKAVLERYDLWERVPPAVRHHLNAGCAGHLPETPKPGDPLFERVRNHLIARNADAAQAAAEEAGRAGWHAEVLTTFLQGEAREVGRVVAALGQQIARYDTPLPTPACLILGGETTVTVRGNGIGGRNQELALAAALAIEGWERLLIATFATDGGDGPTEAAGGVVDGATAQAIRTAGIDPRRALDNNDSYHALHTAHALIVTGPTGTNVTDLVFVLVDRSPTQKHPR; the protein is encoded by the coding sequence ATGATGGACGCACGAACACTCTTGCCGCACCTCATCACAGCCGCCCTCGACGCCGTAGAACCACGGCGGGCTGTGCACCGCGTTCTTCACCGTGATGGGAAGCACCTCACTGTTGGCGCACAGACGTACACGATCGAAGCGCCCACACGGCTTTTTGTGGTTGGCATGGGGAAAGCCGCCGCCCGTATGGCGCTTGCAGTGCACGAAACAGCGGGCGACCTCATCACCGATGGGCTAGTCATCACCAAATATGGGCACGCCACCGCTCCCGCGATTGGGCGCATTCGTGTGCGTGAAGCCGCCCACCCCGTCCCTGATGAAGCCGGTGTTGCCGCCACCAACGCCATGTTGAGCCTGCTTGCCGACACCCGCCCCGATGACCTTGTGCTGGTGCTGGTTTCGGGCGGCGGTTCAGCATTGTTGGTCGCCCCCGCCCCTGGATTGCACCTCGCCGACCTGCAACAAACCACCGACCTGTTGCTCGCCTCAGGCGCCACCATTCACGAACTCAACACGGTACGCAAGCACCTCTCAGCGGTGAAAGGGGGGCAACTGGCGCGCCATGCCGCCCCCGCGCATGTGGAAACGCTTATCATCAGCGACGTTGTCGGCGACGACCTGGACGTCATCGCCAGCGGTCCCACCGTCCCCGACCCCACCACGTTCGCCGACGCCAAAGCCGTTTTGGAACGCTACGACCTGTGGGAGCGCGTGCCCCCCGCTGTGCGCCACCACCTGAACGCGGGCTGTGCCGGTCATCTTCCAGAAACGCCCAAACCGGGCGACCCTCTCTTCGAGCGCGTGCGCAATCACCTCATCGCCCGCAACGCCGACGCAGCGCAAGCCGCCGCCGAGGAAGCAGGGCGTGCAGGCTGGCATGCCGAAGTGCTCACCACTTTCTTGCAGGGCGAAGCACGCGAAGTTGGGCGCGTTGTCGCCGCACTGGGGCAACAGATTGCCCGGTACGATACGCCTTTGCCCACGCCCGCTTGCCTGATATTGGGGGGCGAAACGACGGTTACGGTACGGGGCAATGGGATAGGCGGACGAAATCAGGAGTTGGCGTTAGCCGCGGCGCTTGCTATTGAAGGATGGGAGCGCCTGCTGATTGCCACATTTGCCACCGACGGCGGCGATGGTCCAACAGAAGCCGCCGGGGGCGTGGTGGACGGCGCAACAGCGCAAGCCATACGCACCGCCGGTATAGACCCACGCCGTGCGCTCGACAACAACGATAGTTATCATGCGCTCCACACCGCTCACGCGCTCATCGTCACCGGCCCCACGGGAACGAACGTCACCGACCTAGTGTTTGTCCTCGTAGACCGCTCGCCAACACAAAAACACCCCCGCTGA
- a CDS encoding inositol monophosphatase family protein, with product MTEPLPINPLLALAVARDTAREAGRLIQSYARGELQVQTKGGDARDLVTIADTTADEMIQYNLSKAFPDFRIFSEETYTPGDLIQTDIPTWLVDPLDGTSNFTYGLPHYAVSIALWWQGEPWVGVVYDVRRDIMFYGTRGGGAWANDRRLVVSDRPLERAIICADWAREPVRRRAVAHAFADLVQVCHTARSFGSAALNFCYVAAGWLDAYFNLGLYPWDVGAGGLLVREAGGMLTDETGAPWTTAHRGAVATNGHIHEAILHTLARHLTDDHTP from the coding sequence ATGACCGAACCGTTGCCCATCAACCCACTGTTGGCGCTCGCTGTGGCGCGTGATACCGCGCGCGAAGCCGGTCGCCTCATTCAATCGTACGCCCGTGGTGAACTTCAAGTGCAGACCAAAGGGGGCGACGCGCGCGACCTCGTCACGATTGCCGACACCACCGCCGATGAGATGATTCAGTACAACCTTTCCAAAGCCTTCCCCGATTTTCGCATTTTTAGTGAAGAAACCTACACGCCGGGCGACCTCATCCAAACCGACATCCCCACCTGGCTGGTTGACCCCCTCGACGGGACCAGCAATTTCACCTACGGCTTGCCGCACTACGCCGTCAGCATCGCGCTCTGGTGGCAGGGCGAACCGTGGGTGGGGGTTGTGTACGACGTGCGCCGCGACATCATGTTCTACGGCACACGCGGGGGCGGCGCGTGGGCGAACGACCGCCGCCTGGTTGTCAGTGATCGCCCGCTCGAACGCGCCATCATCTGCGCCGATTGGGCGCGCGAACCGGTGCGCCGCCGCGCCGTAGCGCACGCCTTCGCCGATTTGGTGCAGGTTTGCCACACCGCGCGCAGTTTCGGCAGCGCCGCCCTCAACTTCTGCTACGTCGCCGCGGGCTGGCTCGACGCCTACTTCAACCTGGGGCTCTACCCGTGGGACGTGGGCGCAGGCGGGCTTCTGGTGCGCGAAGCCGGCGGCATGCTGACCGATGAAACCGGCGCCCCCTGGACGACGGCGCACCGTGGCGCAGTCGCCACCAACGGGCACATCCACGAGGCGATTTTGCACACGCTCGCACGTCATCTGACCGACGACCACACGCCATGA
- a CDS encoding V4R domain-containing protein, with protein sequence MSTTINEQQIRDLIQSHSVLLARDGLATLYENIFKMAGFGLGGILYNAGKKAGEQGVAILQNELGLSGEDLLRAALIGFNHSGWGQAELERTDGTLRVHVYNSALAGTMQSKKPVCHPIAGYMAGFLEAALGRSVKVRETACVASGSDHCIFEVD encoded by the coding sequence ATGAGCACCACAATCAACGAACAACAAATCCGCGACCTCATTCAATCCCACTCCGTCCTGCTCGCCCGCGATGGGCTGGCTACCCTTTACGAAAACATCTTCAAAATGGCCGGCTTTGGGCTGGGCGGCATTCTCTACAATGCCGGCAAGAAAGCCGGTGAGCAAGGTGTGGCTATTCTGCAAAACGAACTGGGACTGAGCGGCGAAGATTTGCTCCGGGCGGCGCTGATTGGCTTCAACCATTCCGGCTGGGGGCAAGCCGAACTGGAACGCACAGACGGAACCTTGCGCGTCCATGTGTACAATTCCGCACTCGCCGGCACAATGCAAAGCAAAAAGCCCGTCTGCCACCCCATCGCCGGCTACATGGCGGGCTTCCTCGAAGCGGCGCTGGGGCGCTCCGTGAAGGTGCGCGAAACCGCCTGCGTCGCTAGCGGGAGCGACCACTGCATTTTTGAAGTGGACTGA
- a CDS encoding patatin-like phospholipase family protein codes for MSAEHTLLKRIQALREIPLFRELPEEVVASLAARMQRRRYPQGAVVFRQGDIGDAMYIVETGQVAVLSEETGEVLAYLGPGSFVGEIALLLEQPRSATLRVIIDAELLSLHKQDFDALLAEHPHLALHMTREIGQRLVRTSHQSAPPRKKPVTAIWGIDEQALAQFAEAVAHYAGASAALVTLPSTRNIPRLPEYYTKTADKPVAVLVSLNIDDYEPQTFTDAVSRLLEEYGHVLLLLPDQWTPVAQKSVQLADHVVSIGGAPTWLTLHGNRDLAIITNDKRDILHTARVVTERQVGVALSSGGSKTLAHIGVLRVLEREGVPIDMLAGTSGGAFVAAFYALGYTPDELAEFVKTLPKVNTWRNWDINLPPTSGLIKGHKAYQLLEAWFEGKTFTDTRIPLYIVAADLATGEEIIFERGSLAHAVRASVSIPVIADPWRYQERFFVDGAVVNPLPVSVLRERGANIVIGSSVVHTETDPDLPSFEKKPNLLQTISRLINTVERKIITKQIEMADVFIHPHVFADHSLDFSQVDRLVELGEQAAEAELETIRTALQREHILPPPQI; via the coding sequence ATGAGCGCTGAACATACCCTTCTCAAACGCATACAAGCCCTGCGTGAGATTCCCCTCTTTCGGGAATTGCCCGAAGAGGTTGTGGCTTCACTGGCGGCGCGCATGCAGCGGCGGCGCTATCCTCAGGGGGCTGTTGTTTTTCGCCAGGGCGACATTGGCGACGCCATGTATATCGTCGAAACCGGGCAGGTCGCCGTGCTCTCCGAAGAAACCGGCGAAGTGCTCGCCTATCTCGGACCGGGGAGTTTCGTCGGCGAAATCGCCCTTCTGCTGGAACAACCACGCTCCGCCACCTTGCGTGTGATTATTGACGCTGAACTGCTGAGCCTGCACAAACAAGATTTCGACGCCTTGCTGGCGGAGCATCCGCACCTTGCGCTCCACATGACGCGCGAAATCGGGCAACGCCTGGTGCGCACCAGCCACCAATCAGCGCCCCCCCGCAAAAAACCCGTCACCGCCATTTGGGGGATTGACGAACAGGCGCTGGCGCAATTCGCCGAAGCCGTCGCCCACTACGCCGGCGCTTCCGCCGCGTTGGTCACGCTGCCGAGTACGCGCAACATTCCTCGCCTGCCGGAATACTACACCAAAACCGCCGACAAGCCGGTGGCGGTGTTGGTTTCGCTCAACATTGACGACTATGAACCGCAAACCTTCACCGACGCCGTCAGCCGCCTGTTGGAAGAGTATGGGCACGTCTTGCTGCTTTTGCCCGACCAATGGACCCCGGTTGCCCAAAAGTCCGTCCAACTTGCCGACCACGTGGTGTCCATCGGGGGCGCACCAACCTGGCTCACGCTGCACGGCAACCGTGATTTGGCAATCATCACCAACGACAAAAGGGACATTCTCCACACCGCCCGCGTCGTCACCGAGCGGCAGGTGGGGGTCGCGCTGTCGAGCGGCGGCAGTAAAACACTTGCCCACATTGGGGTGTTGCGTGTGTTAGAGCGCGAGGGTGTCCCCATTGATATGCTTGCCGGCACCAGCGGCGGCGCGTTTGTCGCGGCGTTCTACGCCCTGGGCTACACACCGGACGAACTCGCCGAGTTCGTCAAAACGTTGCCCAAAGTCAACACGTGGCGCAACTGGGACATCAATCTCCCCCCGACAAGCGGGCTCATCAAAGGGCACAAAGCCTACCAACTGCTGGAAGCCTGGTTTGAAGGCAAAACCTTCACCGATACACGCATACCGCTCTACATCGTTGCGGCGGATTTGGCAACGGGGGAAGAAATTATCTTCGAGCGCGGCTCGCTTGCCCACGCCGTGCGCGCCAGTGTGAGTATTCCCGTCATTGCCGACCCCTGGCGCTATCAGGAGCGTTTCTTTGTGGACGGCGCTGTCGTCAATCCGCTTCCTGTGAGCGTTCTGCGTGAGCGGGGCGCCAATATCGTCATCGGTTCGAGCGTTGTGCACACCGAGACCGACCCCGACTTGCCCTCGTTCGAGAAGAAACCTAACTTGCTGCAAACGATTTCGCGGCTCATCAACACTGTGGAACGCAAAATCATCACCAAGCAGATTGAAATGGCGGACGTCTTCATTCATCCGCACGTCTTCGCCGACCACAGCCTCGATTTCAGCCAAGTGGACCGACTGGTGGAACTGGGCGAGCAAGCCGCCGAAGCCGAGTTGGAAACCATTCGCACGGCTTTGCAACGCGAGCACATTTTGCCGCCGCCGCAAATCTAG
- a CDS encoding extracellular solute-binding protein produces MKTYGLVLLSLFLLTLSACNWRLGTPSESAAEPSPAMSIQSVPSVTPEPEIAEVSAIDPTGRTITLWHALPPRETEALQTIVHSFNTTNPWAIQVELNAATDTLALEQRILATIQTNEHAELVIGADHLLDELQEADMLTPIRPFLNNPRWALSEEDQNALYLNAFPNNSLTTPGGALHVPLNIDVMVLAYNREMMSRLDIETPPATWAELEAQCLAFVEQMQRPCLVLQPNARTLVAIGWTFGVDLLNVEQVQTDDDTLQTFLGFLFSLGERGMLNVVTDQNPFDRVAQGETLFALVGTAQLGDEEEDGIWSATVLPTLVDAPPLPAWGPTITLLNTTPEQTLAGWLFVRWYLTTPTAQQEFAARTHLLPVHQEAVEALKNDERVPPGVRRALLALPETRSLHTTTTWEQFEPVFSNIAIGIFTQSMIPNEALGILRERIR; encoded by the coding sequence TTGAAAACATACGGGCTGGTTCTACTCAGCCTGTTTCTGCTCACGTTGAGCGCCTGCAATTGGCGCTTGGGCACACCGAGCGAGTCCGCGGCGGAACCATCGCCGGCTATGAGCATCCAATCCGTGCCGTCCGTCACACCCGAACCGGAAATCGCCGAGGTGTCGGCGATTGACCCCACGGGGCGCACCATCACCCTGTGGCACGCCTTGCCGCCCCGCGAAACCGAGGCGTTGCAAACCATCGTGCACTCTTTCAACACCACCAACCCGTGGGCGATCCAGGTGGAACTCAACGCAGCGACGGATACGCTGGCGCTGGAACAGCGCATCCTCGCCACCATTCAAACCAACGAGCATGCCGAATTGGTCATCGGGGCGGACCACCTGCTCGATGAACTCCAGGAAGCCGACATGCTGACGCCCATCCGCCCCTTCCTTAATAACCCGCGGTGGGCGCTCTCGGAAGAAGACCAAAACGCGTTGTACCTCAACGCCTTCCCCAACAACAGCCTGACTACGCCCGGCGGCGCCTTGCATGTGCCGCTCAACATTGATGTGATGGTGCTGGCGTATAACCGCGAGATGATGAGCCGCCTGGACATCGAAACGCCGCCCGCCACCTGGGCGGAACTTGAAGCCCAATGCCTTGCCTTTGTGGAACAAATGCAGCGCCCCTGTCTGGTGCTCCAACCCAACGCCCGCACGTTGGTCGCTATTGGTTGGACATTTGGCGTGGATTTGCTCAACGTGGAACAGGTGCAAACCGACGATGACACATTGCAAACGTTTCTGGGCTTTCTCTTCTCGTTGGGCGAGCGGGGCATGCTCAACGTCGTGACCGACCAAAACCCCTTCGACCGAGTGGCACAAGGCGAAACGTTGTTCGCGCTTGTCGGCACAGCACAACTCGGCGATGAAGAAGAAGACGGCATCTGGTCGGCGACGGTGCTCCCCACACTGGTTGACGCGCCGCCGCTGCCTGCATGGGGACCCACCATCACGCTGCTGAATACGACGCCCGAACAGACACTCGCCGGCTGGCTCTTTGTGCGCTGGTATCTCACCACGCCGACCGCCCAGCAAGAGTTTGCGGCACGCACGCACCTGTTGCCCGTCCATCAAGAAGCGGTTGAAGCGTTGAAGAACGATGAGCGCGTGCCCCCCGGCGTGCGGCGCGCCCTGCTCGCACTCCCCGAAACGCGCTCACTGCACACCACGACCACGTGGGAGCAGTTTGAACCGGTGTTTTCCAATATCGCCATTGGCATTTTCACCCAAAGCATGATTCCCAACGAAGCCTTGGGCATTCTCCGCGAACGCATTCGCTAA
- a CDS encoding alkaline phosphatase family protein, translating to MKRLPGLLLLLFLLAACAGQTAAPITPTPLPTPAARIAPTAPTAPRALFIALPGLTPEDMPMWRAAAPTLDTLAERFIAAPAAPIQPPLPAPSLASLATGALPAEHSALNRFLDVGVLSTSTLWHMAEEEGKQAAVIGWPHQFDPPMPTIWVAQTAKFSDPAWETVPLAAAPPWDGAPPTFTPAREATLTLQRNGRDTATLFLLALDTSDDDTAAFDTVLVDTDRHVGPETARLTRNAPWSGLLVADNTGVDLKLAALDAEHLTIYVSEGVRFEASSPALADALLSQFGFYPPNADQDAYLQGHLTADDVLHMAERQTTWLAQVSAFVWAEMQPDLLMSVWPLFQQTEPLFLLVNPEQYAWSPENAAALQARREHAAATLENALRTLVPHVDLSTSTLALASPHGYAPVHTQLNLTALLTTWGFLARLDDGSPDWSHMRLTFAYEDGHAWFWPLFGTEDPAAFRATLRSRFNALSDPRTGESPVALMLSDESLVQTALWRPSTREGLFVQLKPGYRFVLTRSPNLFEPSPVYGAAGYMPDTARMQGWVLFAGLPAQDKLAGDTDTDPRVIDIPATVAALLGLPWPPDRHGQPWNVKN from the coding sequence ATGAAGCGCCTGCCAGGTCTGCTGTTGCTGCTTTTCCTGCTGGCGGCATGCGCGGGGCAAACAGCCGCCCCCATCACGCCCACGCCCTTGCCCACCCCCGCCGCCCGCATCGCCCCCACAGCGCCGACGGCACCCCGCGCCCTCTTCATCGCCCTGCCCGGTTTGACGCCCGAAGACATGCCCATGTGGCGCGCCGCCGCCCCCACGCTCGACACACTCGCCGAGCGCTTCATCGCCGCCCCCGCCGCGCCCATTCAGCCGCCGCTCCCCGCGCCCAGCCTTGCCAGCCTGGCCACAGGCGCTTTGCCCGCCGAGCATTCGGCGCTCAACCGCTTTCTCGACGTGGGTGTCCTGAGTACCTCAACGCTCTGGCATATGGCCGAAGAAGAAGGCAAGCAAGCCGCAGTGATTGGCTGGCCGCATCAATTCGACCCACCCATGCCCACCATTTGGGTGGCGCAAACCGCCAAATTCTCCGACCCCGCGTGGGAGACCGTGCCGCTCGCCGCCGCACCGCCGTGGGACGGCGCACCGCCCACCTTCACACCGGCGCGCGAAGCCACACTCACCCTGCAACGCAACGGGCGCGACACCGCCACGCTCTTCCTGCTGGCGCTCGACACCAGCGACGACGACACCGCCGCATTCGATACCGTCCTGGTGGACACCGACCGCCATGTAGGACCCGAAACCGCACGTCTCACACGCAACGCGCCATGGAGCGGTTTGCTGGTTGCCGACAACACCGGCGTTGACCTCAAACTGGCCGCGCTCGACGCCGAGCACCTGACCATCTACGTCAGTGAAGGCGTCCGCTTCGAGGCCTCTTCACCGGCGCTCGCCGACGCCCTGCTTTCGCAATTCGGCTTCTACCCCCCCAACGCCGACCAGGACGCCTACCTGCAAGGCCATCTCACCGCCGACGACGTGCTCCACATGGCGGAGCGCCAAACCACTTGGCTGGCGCAGGTGAGCGCCTTTGTGTGGGCTGAAATGCAACCCGACCTGCTGATGAGCGTGTGGCCGCTCTTTCAGCAAACCGAACCGCTCTTCCTGCTGGTCAATCCCGAACAATACGCTTGGTCGCCTGAGAACGCCGCCGCCCTGCAAGCCCGCCGCGAACATGCCGCCGCCACGCTGGAAAACGCACTGCGCACGCTTGTGCCGCACGTGGATTTGAGCACCAGCACCCTGGCGCTGGCTTCGCCCCACGGCTACGCCCCCGTACACACCCAACTCAACCTGACCGCCCTGCTCACCACGTGGGGCTTCCTTGCCCGCCTGGACGACGGCAGCCCCGATTGGTCACACATGCGGCTGACGTTCGCCTACGAAGACGGGCATGCCTGGTTCTGGCCGCTGTTTGGCACCGAAGACCCCGCCGCTTTTCGCGCGACACTGCGCTCGCGCTTCAACGCCCTGAGCGACCCCCGCACCGGTGAATCGCCCGTTGCGCTCATGCTCTCCGATGAATCGCTCGTCCAAACGGCGCTCTGGCGTCCTTCAACGCGCGAGGGGCTCTTCGTCCAACTCAAACCCGGCTACCGCTTTGTGCTTACACGTTCACCCAACCTGTTTGAACCTTCCCCCGTGTACGGCGCCGCCGGCTACATGCCCGATACAGCGCGCATGCAGGGCTGGGTGCTCTTCGCCGGATTGCCGGCGCAAGACAAACTCGCCGGCGACACCGACACCGACCCGCGCGTGATAGACATTCCCGCCACGGTTGCCGCGTTGCTGGGGCTTCCCTGGCCACCAGACCGACACGGGCAACCCTGGAATGTTAAAAACTGA